TTTGCCATCCCGATTCCTGATTATTTGATTGTCTTGAACAGTCTGTTCCAACGGATGCTTCCGTGGCCATAACTCATCCATATCAGCCATGCTTTACCTACGATATGATCTTCAGGAACAAAACCCCAGAAACGGGAATCCAGTGAGTTGTCACGGTTATCACCCATCATCCAGTAGTAGTTCATTTTGAAGGTATAGCTGCTTGACGGCTTGCCATTGATATAGAACTGACCATTTTTACCTTCCAGTGTATTGCCTTCATATACGCTGATGATACGATCGTAGAAAGCAATATTGGTGCTATCCAGCTGAACAGTCACTCCTTTCTTCGGAATATACAGCGGACCGAAGTTATGCTCTGTCCATTTGTAATGCGCGGTATCATGCGGGAATACACTCAGCAACTGTTTAGATGGGTTTACAAAAGGCTCAACACCTTTTACTACCGGCCATGTTTTTAACAGGTTAGCTACTCCCGGCGTGAGGTCATACAGGAAACGGCCGGCTTCAAACTCGCCTCCCATTGGGTTCGTATCCATATTCAGCTCATCCAGACGAACAGGATTCAGCTGCTCACCAGAAGTCGTTACAATATAACGACGCTCACTCTCAGGAGGGATCGGCGCCTGTGAACCATTGATGAATACCACTCCATCTCTGATAGACAGGGTATCACCCGGAATAGCCATACAACGCTTAATATAATTCTCACGTTTATCTACAGGACGGGATGTCACATGGTTCTGCGCCCATACGTTCTCACGTCCATTATTTCTTACCAGCTGGTAGTAGCTCTGCTCCTGTTGTTCCAGTGCTACTGTATCACCTTCGGGGAAGTTAAATACAACAACATCATAACGTTCCACATCTGAAAAACCTGGCAGACGTCTGTATTTCCACTGTACTGCTTCAGAATATGCCTTACTATACCTGGTAAAAGGCAGTGTATGATGGGTAAAAGGCACAGCCAGCGGCGTCATAGGAACACGTGGACCATAACTGATCTTACTAACGAACAGAAAATCGTTCACCAGTAAGGTCTTTTCCATAGATGGGGTTGGGATAGTGTACGCCTCAAAAATAAAAGTGCGTATCAAAGTAGCAGCGATGATGGCGAATATCGCAGCATCAAACCACTCTCTTATAGCAGATTTCTTCTTCTTTGGCTGACCCTCTTTATTTCTTCTCCAAAAAGCCAGGTTCATTAAGATTTGTTTAAGATATTTTAAAGATCAAATATAAGATACTGATTCTGCAAGCTAATTAATACTAACCAAAAGTTTTGCTAAAATAATAGGATTAGATTGATTTAATAAAGTTTTTTACATGTAAAAGCATTGAGAAATATGCACTTCGGAATACCTCTCCCTCCTTTCACCTCACCCCCGCATACCCTTTAAACGCAGTAGGGGCCTGCTTATACCAGCTCCTTTCGCAGTATTTCATTGATCTGAGGCGCACGGTTATACACCATAAAATGCCCCCCATCGGGAATAGTATAATCAGCCTTGATAAAACGGAGCGGGAAAGTCCTGTCCCTGCCACCATGAATATGTACAATAGAAGCCGGCATAAAATCATTGGCCCAGTTCACGACCACCCTTATCCCCCAGCGCAGGTAACCGTAGGAGGTTTTCTTCATATAGTCCGACAACAGCTCCATTTCTTCTGCTGTTTCTGCATTCAGGAACAGCTTCACCACACCTTTCCGGCGGGTAAAAATGATCGCATCCGGTAACCGGAGCAATGCCAGTAAACCGGTTCTCCGCACCCAGCCCAGATATGGCGGACGCTCTCCGGTATTCTTGATACTGCTGATCAGGATCACTTTACTGACCGGGCGCTGACGGGCTATCTCCACTGCCAGCATTCCCCCAAAGGAGACACCTACCAGTGTCACATCCTCGTGTTCGATCCTGGCAGCCATACGGGCGGCATATTCCGGAAATGTCTCCTCCGGTACAGGTGTTAACCAGTCAAGATAATGTACGGTATAAGCTGCGGGGAAACTAAGGTGTTTGAAGATCCGTTCGTCTGCTCCCATTCCGCTGAGCAGGTATAGGTGCTTGTCCATAATACGGTAACTAAAATGCAGGATTATTAATGATGCAATGAGGCTGGCGGGTTACTCCTGACTGGTATATGATGAAAATGGCTGTCCACCGTATAGTGAACAGCCATTTTCCTTTATTAAGCGTTCATTTTCTTCTTGTCCCTTGCAGGCAATACATAGTCAAATACATCCTCGGCAGTGATGGTCTTACCGGAGAGGATGACCAGGCGGGCTACCACGTTACCCAGTTCGCGGATATTACCAGACCAGTTATGTTGCTGTAATGCCTTCATGGCCTCCTTATCTACTGTCTTCCTGGCCATGCCGTATTCCTGACAGGCACTTTCCAGGAAGTGCTCTACCAGGGCAGGAATATCATCACGGCGATCATTCAGTGAGGGTACATGGATCAGGATCACACTGAGACGATGGTACAGGTCAAGACGGAAGTTCTTGTCCTCCACTTCTTTCAGCAGGTCTTTGTTGGTAGCTGCTACCACACGTACATCCACGCTGATCTCTTTATCGCCCCCAACCCGGGTGATCTTACCTTCCTGTAATGCCCTTAACACCTTGGCTTGCGCACTAAGGCTCATATCACCTATTTCGTCCAGGAACAGTGTACCACCATTCGCCTGTTCGAACTTACCGATACGTTGTTTTACTGCGGATGTAAAGGAACCTTTCTCATGACCAAACAGTTCACTTTCAATTAGTTCACTAGGTATTGCGGCACAGTTCACTTCTACAATAGGACCGGCTGCACGGTTGCTCAGCTCATGTAACCAGCGGGCTACCAGCTCTTTACCCACCCCGTTCTCACCTGTCACCAATACACGGGCATCCGTAGCGGCCACCTTTTCAATGGTCTCCTTTATCTTCAGAATAGGCGCTGACGTCCCGATCATTTCCTGTGTCTTGTTCACTTTACGGCGCAGCGTCTTGGTTTCAGTAACCAGGTTGCTCTTGTCCATCGCATTACGCAGGGTGATCAGCAGTCTGTTAAGATCTGGTGGTTTAGAGATATAATCATAAGCTCCTTTCTTCACGGCATCTACCGCTGTGTCAATATTACCGTGGCCTGATACCATGATGATAGGCACATCGGTATTGATCTCTCTGGCCTTCTCCAGAAATTCCAGCCCATCCATTTTGGGCATTTTAATATCGCAGAGCACAGCGTCATACTGCTTATCCTTGAACAGCTTAAATCCTTCCGCACCATCAGCTGCTTCCTCTACCTTATACCCTTCATAACTCAGAATTTCAGATAGCGTTTTACGTATGCTTTTCTCATCATCAATTATCAGAATGCTGGCCATATCTTTATTTTAGTGAACAACGAACAAAATTAAGGCAAAATACTTGATAGTGCCCAAGATAACAAATGCGACACCAACCCCTGCCATTTGTCTACAGTTTCTATGGACTTTCGACATTAATCCGTAATTTCAATGATCGTTTTCCCTCAAATCCTGTAATTCACTTGGATATGCAACAACTTTTAGAAGAATTAAGGCGGAGGCACCAGCTGGCTGCAGCGACTGCTTATCCTCCTACCAGTGCGGTGAACGACTTTGCCAACAACTTTATAAACTGGCTCTTCCCCGAGTACACAGGGAAAGTGATGGCTGATATTGTATTACTGGAGGAATATGCCCACATGCTGCAAGGGGAACTGCAGCAATTGTTGCTGCCCATGCAGCAGCAGCTACCCTCGTCCGCCGAAGACCTGAGCGTACAGTTCATGGAACAGGCGCCCGTTATTTACGACGCTTTGCAGAAAGATGCAGAAGCCATCTATAAAGGCGACCCTGCTGCCACCTGTATGTATGAAGTGATCCGGGCATATCCGGGCTTCTACGCCATTGCGTTCTACCGCATTGCACATGCCCTTCACCAGCTGAAAATACCACTACTACCCCGTATGATCACTGAACGG
The DNA window shown above is from Chitinophaga agri and carries:
- the lepB gene encoding signal peptidase I, producing the protein MNLAFWRRNKEGQPKKKKSAIREWFDAAIFAIIAATLIRTFIFEAYTIPTPSMEKTLLVNDFLFVSKISYGPRVPMTPLAVPFTHHTLPFTRYSKAYSEAVQWKYRRLPGFSDVERYDVVVFNFPEGDTVALEQQEQSYYQLVRNNGRENVWAQNHVTSRPVDKRENYIKRCMAIPGDTLSIRDGVVFINGSQAPIPPESERRYIVTTSGEQLNPVRLDELNMDTNPMGGEFEAGRFLYDLTPGVANLLKTWPVVKGVEPFVNPSKQLLSVFPHDTAHYKWTEHNFGPLYIPKKGVTVQLDSTNIAFYDRIISVYEGNTLEGKNGQFYINGKPSSSYTFKMNYYWMMGDNRDNSLDSRFWGFVPEDHIVGKAWLIWMSYGHGSIRWNRLFKTIK
- a CDS encoding alpha/beta fold hydrolase; the protein is MDKHLYLLSGMGADERIFKHLSFPAAYTVHYLDWLTPVPEETFPEYAARMAARIEHEDVTLVGVSFGGMLAVEIARQRPVSKVILISSIKNTGERPPYLGWVRRTGLLALLRLPDAIIFTRRKGVVKLFLNAETAEEMELLSDYMKKTSYGYLRWGIRVVVNWANDFMPASIVHIHGGRDRTFPLRFIKADYTIPDGGHFMVYNRAPQINEILRKELV
- a CDS encoding sigma-54-dependent transcriptional regulator, with the protein product MASILIIDDEKSIRKTLSEILSYEGYKVEEAADGAEGFKLFKDKQYDAVLCDIKMPKMDGLEFLEKAREINTDVPIIMVSGHGNIDTAVDAVKKGAYDYISKPPDLNRLLITLRNAMDKSNLVTETKTLRRKVNKTQEMIGTSAPILKIKETIEKVAATDARVLVTGENGVGKELVARWLHELSNRAAGPIVEVNCAAIPSELIESELFGHEKGSFTSAVKQRIGKFEQANGGTLFLDEIGDMSLSAQAKVLRALQEGKITRVGGDKEISVDVRVVAATNKDLLKEVEDKNFRLDLYHRLSVILIHVPSLNDRRDDIPALVEHFLESACQEYGMARKTVDKEAMKALQQHNWSGNIRELGNVVARLVILSGKTITAEDVFDYVLPARDKKKMNA
- a CDS encoding serine O-acetyltransferase, with the protein product MQQLLEELRRRHQLAAATAYPPTSAVNDFANNFINWLFPEYTGKVMADIVLLEEYAHMLQGELQQLLLPMQQQLPSSAEDLSVQFMEQAPVIYDALQKDAEAIYKGDPAATCMYEVIRAYPGFYAIAFYRIAHALHQLKIPLLPRMITERAHSCTGVDIHPAAVIAPYFCIDHGTGIVIGETTVIGANVKLYQGVTLGALSVDKDMARSKRHPTIEDNVIIYAGATILGGDTVVGHHSIIGGNVWLIKSTAPFSRIYYRADGSINVVENSY